Proteins from one Oscillatoria nigro-viridis PCC 7112 genomic window:
- the rplV gene encoding 50S ribosomal protein L22, which produces MAIDTTSEIKAIARYIRTSPFKVRRVLDQIRGKSYQEALILLEFMPYRACEPIVKVLRSAVANAEHNAGLDKSKLVVSQAYADQGPVLKRFRPRAQGRAYQIRKPTCHITVVVAPLLEN; this is translated from the coding sequence ATGGCTATAGATACCACATCCGAAATTAAGGCGATCGCCCGTTACATCCGGACATCCCCCTTCAAAGTGCGCCGAGTCCTCGACCAAATTCGCGGCAAAAGCTATCAAGAAGCGCTGATTTTACTCGAATTCATGCCCTACCGCGCCTGCGAACCAATCGTCAAAGTTTTGCGATCGGCAGTAGCCAACGCCGAACACAATGCAGGATTGGATAAATCCAAGCTCGTAGTTTCTCAAGCTTACGCAGACCAAGGCCCAGTCCTCAAACGCTTTAGACCCCGCGCTCAAGGTCGCGCCTACCAAATCCGCAAGCCAACCTGTCACATTACCGTAGTAGTAGCTCCGCTCCTAGAAAACTAA
- a CDS encoding FAD-dependent thymidylate synthase, translated as MDRFRVEVISQTPNPQQVIYAALHQDYTENFVFDERDSWPCEAECGEIIVKRLLAGDRGHYGPLEHPQIIFNCGYFPHSVMQQARTHRVGVSFDVQCLAADTAITFVDCEGSAGKKNLSKTIGELYDLWTNGEKAIRSRSIRGRNGEPPGEYRRDCKQRIRKMRLRVLNEQTGLFEVGHIKDVMCSGIQPVYKVTLEDGKTLECTTNHRLFTASGWQTMKDAVGLTTASDGNVVSIAKNSYVMCNGLSVTDDRLYTDKSWLEAQIAKGLTIKEIAGLSACSIATVKVWIDKFELSLKCSSPHYLDNHKPWNYNPHALYRNKAWLVEQLNQGLHADEIATLANCSIEAVKKWIYAYGLSLNKRKPGRDEPWNKGKGGYQLNLSEESRQRRIENAKIYTQRGAESNFWKGGTSTDRELIGAWTRQIAPQVHKKFDFICQKCAVRGGVLHAHHLIPVFADKSLAYDFDNLVTFCKECHEYIHQKNLELEFAKAYSPILEPENWQVKPKQKGRKLRSHPVKVKSVEYIGEQMTYDLEVDGEWHNFVANGLVVHNSLRYTGNQFLDVAVGKKDIEDIFYLRPVDYYTDREGKKYYYSPEQRQQDLQWCLEAAKRYKIDFDGGMSEEHARGKLPFDYRQHFVVSFNLRSFLHFSDLRNKKNAQLEIQKLCEMMWPHFEKWAPDIAKWYTTNRLGKARLAP; from the coding sequence ATGGATAGATTTCGAGTAGAAGTTATTTCTCAAACACCAAATCCTCAGCAAGTAATTTACGCAGCCCTCCATCAAGACTATACCGAGAATTTCGTGTTTGACGAGCGCGATTCCTGGCCCTGTGAGGCAGAATGCGGAGAAATTATCGTAAAAAGGCTCTTAGCTGGCGATCGGGGGCATTACGGCCCCTTAGAACATCCCCAAATTATCTTTAATTGTGGCTATTTTCCCCACAGTGTCATGCAGCAAGCCAGGACACATCGGGTAGGAGTATCCTTTGATGTGCAATGTCTTGCTGCTGATACCGCAATCACTTTTGTTGATTGCGAGGGAAGTGCTGGCAAGAAAAATTTGAGCAAAACTATTGGAGAACTGTATGACCTTTGGACTAATGGGGAAAAAGCGATTCGTTCTCGGTCTATTCGAGGTCGAAATGGTGAACCACCAGGCGAATATCGTCGTGACTGCAAGCAAAGAATCCGTAAAATGCGCTTGCGAGTTTTAAATGAACAAACTGGCTTGTTTGAAGTGGGTCATATCAAAGATGTAATGTGTAGCGGTATTCAACCCGTTTATAAAGTTACATTGGAAGATGGCAAGACTTTAGAGTGTACTACCAATCACCGTTTATTCACCGCAAGCGGTTGGCAAACAATGAAAGATGCGGTTGGATTGACAACCGCATCTGATGGCAATGTCGTTAGCATAGCCAAAAACTCCTATGTCATGTGCAATGGTTTATCAGTGACGGACGATAGGCTTTACACAGACAAATCATGGCTAGAAGCCCAAATCGCAAAAGGATTAACTATCAAAGAAATTGCTGGTTTATCGGCTTGCTCTATTGCTACGGTTAAAGTATGGATTGATAAATTTGAGTTGTCTTTAAAATGCTCTAGTCCACATTATCTTGACAATCATAAACCTTGGAATTACAATCCTCATGCCCTCTATCGCAACAAGGCTTGGTTGGTAGAGCAACTTAATCAAGGACTGCACGCCGATGAAATAGCGACTTTAGCTAACTGTTCAATTGAGGCGGTTAAAAAATGGATCTATGCTTATGGATTGTCTCTAAATAAGCGAAAACCTGGAAGAGATGAACCTTGGAATAAAGGTAAAGGAGGTTATCAACTTAACCTCTCTGAAGAAAGCCGCCAGAGACGAATCGAAAATGCAAAAATCTACACGCAAAGAGGTGCTGAGTCTAATTTTTGGAAAGGTGGTACTTCTACGGATCGAGAATTAATTGGCGCTTGGACGCGGCAAATTGCGCCCCAAGTCCATAAAAAGTTTGATTTTATTTGCCAGAAATGTGCTGTCAGAGGTGGTGTTCTTCACGCCCATCACTTAATACCAGTTTTTGCAGATAAATCTCTTGCTTATGATTTTGATAATCTAGTGACTTTCTGCAAAGAATGTCACGAATATATTCATCAAAAAAACTTAGAGCTTGAATTTGCTAAAGCTTACTCGCCAATATTAGAGCCGGAAAATTGGCAAGTCAAGCCAAAGCAAAAAGGGAGAAAATTGCGTTCTCATCCCGTAAAAGTCAAGAGTGTTGAATATATTGGCGAACAAATGACTTATGACCTAGAGGTGGATGGTGAATGGCATAATTTTGTTGCTAATGGTTTAGTAGTACATAATTCCCTGCGCTATACAGGCAATCAATTTCTGGATGTAGCAGTTGGCAAAAAAGATATAGAAGATATTTTTTACCTGCGTCCAGTAGATTATTATACAGACCGCGAAGGCAAAAAATACTACTATTCTCCCGAACAAAGACAACAAGATTTACAGTGGTGTCTAGAAGCAGCTAAACGTTATAAAATTGACTTCGACGGCGGTATGTCCGAAGAACACGCCAGAGGCAAATTACCCTTTGACTACCGCCAGCATTTTGTAGTCAGTTTCAATTTAAGGTCTTTCCTGCATTTTTCTGACTTGAGAAATAAGAAAAATGCTCAACTGGAAATTCAAAAACTCTGCGAAATGATGTGGCCTCATTTTGAGAAGTGGGCACCCGACATTGCGAAGTGGTACACAACAAATCGTCTGGGAAAAGCAAGGCTAGCACCGTAA
- a CDS encoding NAD(P)H-quinone oxidoreductase subunit N encodes MGLITTGSDLIRDLEKSGSLALYVPLEGGFEGRYLRRLRAAGYGAYTITARGLGDLAMYLTGVHGVRPPHLGKKTTGNEASVGYTYYVPPMLKTQLDNLPPKAKGLVLWIIEGQVLSSQEIEYLTVLPTLEPRVKIAVEMGGDRAFSWKPLKDALVAA; translated from the coding sequence ATGGGACTGATTACGACGGGATCTGATCTGATTCGGGATTTGGAAAAGTCGGGGTCGCTGGCCCTGTACGTTCCTTTAGAGGGAGGATTTGAGGGGCGCTACCTACGCAGGCTGAGGGCTGCGGGCTACGGTGCGTACACAATTACGGCGCGGGGTTTGGGCGATTTGGCGATGTATTTGACCGGGGTTCACGGCGTGCGGCCGCCGCATTTGGGCAAGAAAACTACTGGCAATGAAGCGTCGGTTGGTTATACATACTACGTGCCGCCGATGTTGAAAACTCAATTAGACAATTTGCCACCGAAAGCAAAAGGACTGGTGCTGTGGATTATTGAAGGGCAAGTTTTGTCGAGTCAGGAGATTGAGTATTTGACTGTTTTGCCGACGTTAGAACCGCGAGTTAAAATAGCAGTTGAGATGGGGGGCGATCGAGCTTTTAGCTGGAAGCCACTTAAAGATGCTTTAGTTGCAGCTTAA
- a CDS encoding salt stress protein, Slr1339 family: protein MESIDRLLGELKAEYQASQKIAELKSQASVQAQAPLPQAAVPSNQTFKTSDINLYASPLDKDLAQIKAEYEGPSQSREVASQQPLKAEHAAPNQAREVASLEPQPAEKVAGPQLDVQTHRQKVRQAQVWLKKLDKNSDEGYWFDQFAFKYSSRIDAAIDYLQVVNEFD, encoded by the coding sequence ATGGAATCGATCGATCGCCTATTAGGTGAACTTAAGGCAGAGTATCAAGCATCTCAAAAAATTGCTGAGTTGAAAAGTCAGGCGTCGGTGCAAGCACAAGCGCCTTTGCCACAAGCAGCAGTGCCGTCAAATCAAACATTTAAAACATCAGATATAAATTTGTATGCTAGTCCTTTGGATAAGGATTTAGCTCAAATTAAGGCTGAGTACGAAGGGCCAAGTCAATCTCGGGAAGTGGCTTCACAGCAACCGCTTAAGGCTGAGCACGCAGCGCCAAATCAAGCTCGGGAAGTAGCTTCACTGGAACCGCAGCCAGCAGAAAAAGTCGCGGGGCCGCAGTTGGACGTACAAACGCACAGACAGAAAGTTAGGCAAGCTCAGGTTTGGTTGAAAAAGTTGGATAAGAATTCCGATGAGGGATATTGGTTCGATCAGTTTGCTTTTAAGTATTCTTCGAGGATAGATGCCGCGATCGACTATTTGCAAGTTGTGAATGAGTTTGATTGA
- a CDS encoding histone deacetylase family protein yields the protein MITIIYSSQFLEHQTGYMHPEQPERLTAIINRLKASTVANLIEWVEPSSSRNAIEAIKRVHSMTYIDLVSAYSARGWGCFESTQIFPKSFEVAELAVKAWLDGVDRVWMQGKPVFVLARPPGHHALPDEGMGFCIFCNAAIAAIYALTNENIKRVGILDWDVHHGNGTQAAVENYPNIAFCSIHQSPGYPHTGKSQEQGKFNNILNLPITPGSTIQKYHQLFETKVLPFFHNFCPDLLIVSAGYDANQADLLSKINLQPQDYAALTQYSLEITPRVMFGLEGGYELDSLSSSVLETIRQCLSSIGQSNSFTTCK from the coding sequence ATGATTACCATCATCTACTCCTCGCAATTCCTCGAACATCAAACCGGGTACATGCACCCCGAACAGCCCGAGCGACTTACGGCAATTATAAATAGATTAAAAGCCTCAACAGTTGCCAACTTAATTGAATGGGTCGAGCCTTCTTCCTCCAGAAATGCAATCGAGGCGATTAAACGGGTTCATTCCATGACCTACATCGACTTGGTGAGTGCTTATTCTGCAAGAGGTTGGGGCTGCTTTGAGTCAACCCAGATTTTTCCGAAAAGCTTTGAAGTGGCGGAGCTGGCTGTGAAAGCTTGGTTAGATGGGGTTGATAGAGTTTGGATGCAAGGAAAACCTGTTTTCGTTTTAGCAAGACCTCCAGGACATCATGCACTCCCAGATGAAGGTATGGGGTTTTGCATTTTCTGCAACGCAGCCATTGCCGCTATTTACGCACTTACTAATGAGAACATCAAGCGTGTTGGCATTCTAGATTGGGATGTCCATCATGGCAATGGAACCCAAGCTGCTGTAGAAAATTACCCCAACATCGCGTTCTGTTCGATTCATCAATCGCCCGGTTATCCGCACACAGGAAAATCACAAGAACAGGGCAAATTTAACAACATTTTGAATCTCCCCATAACCCCAGGTAGCACTATACAAAAGTACCATCAATTGTTTGAAACCAAAGTTCTCCCCTTTTTCCATAACTTTTGCCCAGATTTGCTTATTGTCAGCGCAGGCTACGATGCCAACCAAGCCGATTTACTGTCTAAAATAAATCTACAGCCCCAAGACTATGCTGCACTTACGCAATACAGTCTAGAAATTACACCGAGGGTTATGTTTGGTTTAGAGGGTGGGTATGAATTAGACAGTCTTTCGAGCTCAGTCTTGGAGACAATTAGGCAATGTTTAAGTTCGATCGGTCAATCAAACTCATTCACAACTTGCAAATAG
- the rplC gene encoding 50S ribosomal protein L3 has translation MSVGILGTKLGMTQVFDDEGRAIPVTVIQAGPCTVTQIKTKQTDGYSAVQVGYNEVKPKALNKPELGHLAKSGANPLRHLQEYRLQDTSSFELGQQIKADTFTPGQIVDVIGTNIGKGFAGFQKRHNFKRGPMSHGSKNHREPGSIGPGTTPGRVYPGKRMAGRLGNVQVTVRKLTIVRVDAEQNLLLIKGAVPGKAGALVNVVPEKKVGR, from the coding sequence GTGTCTGTAGGCATTCTTGGCACTAAACTAGGCATGACTCAAGTGTTTGACGACGAAGGGAGAGCAATCCCTGTCACCGTCATACAAGCAGGGCCTTGTACAGTAACGCAAATTAAAACGAAACAAACTGACGGCTACAGTGCCGTTCAAGTTGGATACAACGAAGTCAAACCAAAGGCTCTCAACAAGCCAGAATTGGGACACCTTGCCAAGTCTGGGGCAAATCCATTGCGCCACTTGCAAGAATACCGCTTGCAAGATACCAGTTCATTTGAATTAGGTCAACAAATAAAAGCAGATACCTTTACACCGGGACAAATAGTAGATGTCATCGGTACAAACATCGGTAAAGGTTTTGCAGGTTTTCAAAAGCGCCACAACTTTAAACGAGGCCCTATGTCTCACGGTTCCAAGAACCACCGCGAGCCTGGATCGATCGGGCCTGGAACAACTCCCGGTCGCGTTTATCCCGGCAAAAGAATGGCAGGACGTTTGGGCAACGTTCAAGTCACCGTCCGCAAACTAACAATTGTCCGGGTGGATGCAGAGCAGAATTTGCTGCTAATTAAGGGAGCAGTTCCCGGCAAAGCTGGCGCCTTAGTCAATGTTGTGCCTGAGAAAAAAGTAGGACGTTAG
- a CDS encoding deoxycytidylate deaminase: MDNTPDNYEPPQRPNWDEYFLMLAKLAATRSTCLAFPVGAVITKNKQVLATGYNGSPSGSAHCTTQGFCYPGLSSCDASKILPSRAVHAEANAIAKAAKHGISTAGASIYVTLEPCIYCLKLVIAAGIREVFYETSFNSGEKAALRDTFISEGIVELKQIQLSEDTAKKAALFLLHPTSVSKDAVTGIVGPGKQ; this comes from the coding sequence ATGGACAATACACCAGACAACTACGAACCCCCTCAAAGACCAAACTGGGACGAATACTTTTTAATGTTGGCCAAATTAGCCGCAACTCGATCGACTTGTTTGGCTTTTCCTGTAGGCGCAGTGATAACTAAAAACAAGCAAGTTTTAGCAACGGGTTACAACGGTTCGCCGTCAGGTTCGGCACACTGTACAACTCAAGGCTTCTGCTATCCCGGTTTGAGTAGTTGCGACGCCAGCAAAATTTTGCCGTCAAGGGCGGTTCACGCAGAAGCAAATGCGATCGCCAAAGCTGCTAAACACGGTATATCTACTGCTGGGGCCAGTATTTACGTCACCTTAGAACCCTGCATCTATTGTTTGAAATTAGTCATTGCGGCTGGAATTCGAGAAGTGTTTTACGAAACGAGTTTTAACAGCGGAGAAAAAGCTGCTTTGAGAGATACTTTTATCAGTGAAGGTATTGTTGAGTTAAAACAAATTCAGCTATCTGAAGATACAGCAAAAAAGGCGGCTTTGTTTTTATTGCATCCTACATCTGTGTCCAAAGACGCTGTAACAGGAATTGTAGGCCCAGGCAAACAATAA
- the rplD gene encoding 50S ribosomal protein L4: protein MVNCVVRNWQGEEVGETTLELRVAKEENASHIVHRALTRQLNNARQGNACTKTRSEVRGGGRKPWRQKGTGRARAGSIRSPLWRGGGVIFGPKPRDFEVKMNKKERRLALRTAFQSRTEDIIVVEEFAEQFPRPKSKELLSAISRWGIEPDTKVLLILPEPQPNVYLSGRNIELVNVILATSLNVYDVLAADKIIVTSTAIAKIQEIYGE, encoded by the coding sequence ATGGTTAACTGTGTAGTGCGAAATTGGCAAGGCGAAGAAGTTGGGGAAACAACTTTAGAACTGCGCGTAGCCAAAGAAGAAAATGCGTCTCACATCGTTCACAGAGCATTGACGCGCCAACTGAATAACGCCCGCCAAGGAAATGCTTGCACCAAAACTCGATCGGAAGTCAGAGGCGGTGGCCGCAAACCCTGGCGTCAAAAAGGCACCGGCCGAGCCAGAGCAGGTTCGATCCGTTCTCCGCTGTGGCGGGGCGGCGGTGTCATCTTCGGGCCAAAACCGAGAGACTTTGAAGTCAAAATGAACAAAAAGGAACGCCGTCTCGCTTTGCGGACAGCATTCCAAAGTCGCACCGAAGACATCATTGTGGTTGAAGAATTTGCAGAGCAATTTCCGAGACCGAAAAGCAAAGAATTGCTGAGTGCGATCTCCCGCTGGGGCATCGAACCCGATACAAAAGTTCTGTTAATCTTGCCAGAACCGCAACCAAACGTCTACTTATCAGGACGCAACATCGAATTAGTAAACGTCATCTTGGCAACTTCCCTAAATGTTTACGACGTTCTCGCGGCTGACAAAATTATCGTCACATCTACAGCCATAGCTAAAATTCAGGAGATTTACGGTGAGTAA
- the dut gene encoding dUTP diphosphatase, with protein sequence MKLKILQLHELAIIPQYAHDTDAGLDLFSIDELEIAAGESKLIHTGISIELPEKTEAQIRPRSGLALKHQITVLNAPGTIDEGYRGEIKVILINHGQTSFQVTKGMKIAQMVIAPVIRVEIEEVKMLSTSSRGDNGFGSTGISP encoded by the coding sequence ATGAAATTAAAAATTCTGCAACTGCATGAATTAGCGATAATCCCCCAATATGCCCATGATACTGATGCTGGACTGGACTTATTTTCTATAGATGAATTAGAAATTGCTGCTGGAGAAAGCAAGTTAATTCATACAGGTATATCCATAGAACTACCTGAAAAAACAGAAGCCCAAATTCGTCCCAGAAGCGGTTTAGCTCTCAAGCACCAAATCACTGTACTCAATGCACCAGGAACAATAGATGAGGGCTATCGAGGCGAAATCAAAGTAATCTTAATCAATCACGGTCAAACTTCTTTTCAAGTGACAAAAGGCATGAAAATTGCTCAAATGGTAATCGCGCCGGTAATTCGCGTGGAAATTGAAGAAGTAAAAATGTTAAGTACCAGCTCTAGGGGAGATAATGGATTTGGCTCGACTGGAATCTCGCCATAA
- the rplB gene encoding 50S ribosomal protein L2: MGIRSYRPYTSSTREQTVSDFAEITKSEPEKSLTSNKHTKQGRNNRGVITCRHRGGGHKRLYRDIDFRRDKHSIPATVKAIEYDPNRNARIALLFYKDGEKRYILHPLNLNVGTVIVSGPDAPIEIGNALPLKNIPLGTSIHNVELVPGKGGQIVRSAGSSAQLMAKEGSYVTLKLPSGEQRKVRADCYATIGQVGNTDARNISLGKAGRTRWKGRRPTVRGSVMNPVDHPHGGGEGRAPIGRPGPVTPWGKPALGAKTRRKNKRSDALIVRRRRKASKRGKGGRQS, from the coding sequence ATGGGCATCCGTTCTTACCGGCCTTATACCTCCAGCACCCGGGAACAAACCGTCTCGGACTTTGCTGAAATTACCAAATCAGAACCAGAAAAGTCTCTAACCAGCAACAAGCACACCAAACAAGGCCGCAACAACCGAGGCGTCATCACCTGCCGCCACCGGGGAGGCGGTCACAAACGGCTTTATAGAGACATCGACTTCCGCCGCGACAAACACAGCATTCCCGCTACTGTCAAGGCGATCGAATACGACCCCAACCGCAACGCCCGCATCGCCCTCCTGTTCTACAAAGACGGCGAAAAACGGTACATCCTGCACCCGCTCAACTTAAATGTCGGTACAGTAATTGTCTCAGGCCCAGACGCGCCGATCGAAATCGGCAACGCCCTCCCCCTGAAGAACATTCCCCTCGGTACCAGCATCCACAACGTCGAGCTAGTACCCGGAAAAGGCGGACAAATCGTTCGCTCCGCCGGCTCCAGCGCTCAGCTAATGGCAAAAGAAGGTAGCTACGTCACCCTCAAACTGCCATCCGGCGAACAGCGCAAAGTCCGCGCCGACTGCTACGCCACCATCGGTCAAGTCGGCAACACCGACGCCAGAAACATCAGCCTCGGCAAAGCCGGCCGCACCCGCTGGAAAGGTCGCAGACCCACCGTTCGCGGTAGCGTCATGAACCCGGTAGACCACCCGCACGGCGGTGGCGAAGGCAGAGCTCCCATCGGACGTCCGGGGCCTGTCACTCCTTGGGGTAAACCAGCATTGGGTGCAAAAACTCGACGCAAAAACAAGCGCAGCGACGCTTTAATCGTCCGGCGCCGCCGCAAAGCTTCCAAGCGCGGCAAGGGCGGCAGACAAAGTTAG
- a CDS encoding 50S ribosomal protein L23, with product MSKIDPRDYADLIQRPILTEKATRMMELNQFTFDVAPKATKPQIKAAIEELFKVKVIGVNTQNPPRKKRRVGKFVGFKPCYKRATVTLTDGDSIRKLLFPEV from the coding sequence GTGAGTAAAATCGACCCCCGCGACTACGCAGATTTGATCCAGCGTCCGATTCTCACCGAGAAAGCTACCCGAATGATGGAATTAAATCAATTCACCTTCGACGTAGCCCCCAAAGCGACCAAGCCTCAAATCAAAGCTGCAATCGAAGAACTATTTAAGGTCAAAGTCATCGGCGTCAACACCCAAAATCCGCCGCGCAAAAAGCGTCGAGTTGGCAAATTCGTCGGCTTTAAACCTTGTTACAAGCGAGCAACCGTAACCCTGACCGACGGAGACTCGATCCGCAAACTCCTATTCCCAGAAGTCTAG
- a CDS encoding helix-turn-helix domain-containing protein — MGKAGKALRQVLGTYGISQNRLAVTMGINRSTVYQWVNEVSDPLAEAVTEIVKALENIDEAAAEDFINLYLGRFLEKNDLREEDNS, encoded by the coding sequence ATGGGAAAAGCAGGAAAAGCACTCAGGCAAGTCTTAGGAACTTACGGTATCAGCCAAAATCGCCTCGCGGTGACAATGGGCATTAATCGATCTACTGTTTACCAGTGGGTGAACGAAGTTAGCGATCCTCTAGCTGAAGCGGTAACGGAAATAGTCAAAGCTTTAGAAAATATTGATGAAGCTGCTGCGGAAGATTTTATCAATCTGTATCTGGGGCGATTCCTTGAGAAAAACGATCTTCGGGAGGAGGACAACAGTTAA
- the rpsS gene encoding 30S ribosomal protein S19, protein MSRSLKKGPFVADHLMTKIEKLNAAGQKQVIKTWSRSSTILPQMVGHTIAVHNGRQHVPVYLTDQMVGHKLGEFSPTRTFRGHAKSGDKKAKR, encoded by the coding sequence ATGTCTCGATCTCTAAAAAAAGGCCCCTTTGTCGCAGACCATCTGATGACAAAAATCGAAAAACTCAACGCCGCAGGCCAAAAACAAGTAATTAAAACTTGGTCGCGCTCTTCCACAATCCTGCCCCAGATGGTAGGTCACACGATCGCCGTTCACAACGGCAGACAGCACGTACCAGTCTACCTCACAGACCAAATGGTAGGCCACAAACTCGGAGAATTTTCCCCCACTCGTACCTTTAGAGGTCACGCTAAAAGTGGTGATAAAAAGGCGAAAAGATAG
- a CDS encoding sensor histidine kinase — MSSPELILVVDDTPANLEVVCETLSDAGYEVATAINGDRALKRVQAYPPDLILLDVQMPGIDGFETCKRLKADPKTASIPIIFMTALSDADSKVKGFDLGAVDYITKPFQEQEVLARVKTHLQLRQLTKNLEQRVAEQTADLEAALTQLQQSQLHLVHREKMSALGNLVAGVAHEINNPLGFIVGNLKPAQDYIKDLFQLLALYQQELPNPSAALQAFLEEIDLEYLQEDLPKLIDSMQEGVDRIHTISSSLRTFSRSDCDRPIHYNIHDGIDSTILILKHRLKANECRPEIQVITDYGDLPQVECFAGQLNQVFMNVLANAIDALEESNKGRSFAQIEANPNQITVKTQLSESQAAIRIHDNGIGMTDAVKQKIFEYLFTTKGVGQGTGLGLAIAHQIVVQKHSGTLEVNSTLGEGTEFVISIPLKDLAVKDIQARIGVDAA; from the coding sequence ATGTCTAGTCCTGAATTAATTCTTGTGGTGGATGATACCCCTGCGAACTTAGAAGTGGTTTGTGAAACCTTAAGTGATGCGGGGTATGAAGTAGCAACCGCAATCAACGGCGATCGCGCTCTTAAGAGAGTCCAAGCTTATCCTCCCGATCTGATATTGCTCGATGTTCAAATGCCAGGAATTGACGGCTTTGAAACCTGCAAACGTCTGAAGGCAGATCCGAAAACAGCCAGTATTCCCATCATTTTTATGACCGCTCTCTCCGATGCCGACAGTAAGGTGAAAGGATTTGACTTGGGTGCAGTGGACTACATCACCAAACCATTTCAAGAACAAGAGGTGCTGGCACGGGTGAAAACTCATTTGCAGCTAAGACAGTTAACTAAAAATCTCGAACAGCGTGTAGCTGAGCAAACGGCTGATTTAGAAGCAGCACTCACACAACTTCAACAGTCTCAGCTTCATTTAGTCCACAGGGAAAAAATGTCTGCTTTGGGCAATTTAGTGGCGGGTGTCGCGCACGAGATTAATAACCCGCTTGGCTTTATTGTTGGCAATCTGAAACCCGCTCAGGACTATATTAAAGACCTCTTTCAACTGCTCGCTCTCTACCAACAAGAACTCCCTAATCCGAGTGCCGCGCTACAGGCTTTTTTGGAGGAAATAGACTTGGAATATTTACAAGAGGATTTACCTAAGTTAATCGATTCGATGCAAGAAGGAGTCGATCGCATTCACACAATCAGCAGCAGTTTAAGAACCTTCTCGCGTTCTGATTGCGATCGCCCCATTCATTACAATATCCACGACGGGATTGACAGCACGATCTTGATTCTCAAGCATCGCCTCAAAGCCAACGAATGTCGCCCGGAAATTCAAGTCATCACAGACTATGGCGATCTGCCGCAGGTAGAATGCTTTGCCGGACAGTTGAATCAGGTATTTATGAATGTGCTGGCCAATGCGATCGATGCCCTTGAGGAATCAAATAAAGGACGCAGTTTTGCTCAGATCGAAGCCAACCCCAACCAGATTACTGTCAAAACCCAATTGTCGGAATCTCAGGCAGCGATCCGAATTCACGATAATGGGATTGGCATGACGGATGCGGTGAAGCAAAAAATTTTTGAGTATCTGTTTACCACCAAAGGCGTGGGGCAAGGAACAGGGCTGGGATTGGCGATCGCTCATCAAATCGTAGTCCAGAAACACTCTGGAACTCTAGAAGTCAACTCAACTTTAGGTGAAGGTACAGAGTTTGTGATTTCAATTCCGCTGAAGGATCTCGCGGTAAAAGACATTCAGGCAAGGATCGGCGTTGACGCAGCATAA
- a CDS encoding vWA domain-containing protein, with product MLQNRDYTIIIDKSGSMYTKDQMGGKSRWALMQESTIALANKCEELDPDGITVYVFSGRFKRYDNVTAAKVVQIFQENEPAGTTNLAAVLQDALNNFFQRKASGKTKQNGETILVVTDGEPDDRKEVMKTIIEASRKLDRDEELAISFIQVGNAPEATKFLKILDDELQSAGAKFDIVDTVTMDDIEGMTLTEVLLNAITD from the coding sequence ATGCTTCAGAACCGCGATTATACCATCATCATTGACAAAAGCGGCAGTATGTACACGAAAGACCAGATGGGCGGTAAAAGTCGGTGGGCGCTCATGCAAGAATCGACGATCGCATTGGCGAATAAATGCGAAGAACTCGATCCTGACGGCATAACAGTTTATGTGTTTTCCGGTCGCTTCAAGCGCTACGACAACGTAACAGCAGCTAAAGTCGTGCAAATTTTCCAAGAAAACGAACCTGCGGGGACTACCAATTTAGCTGCTGTGCTGCAAGACGCTCTGAACAATTTTTTTCAGCGCAAAGCATCCGGTAAGACCAAGCAAAATGGGGAAACAATATTAGTGGTGACGGACGGGGAACCGGACGATCGCAAAGAAGTGATGAAAACGATTATAGAGGCTTCCCGGAAGCTCGATCGAGATGAAGAGTTGGCGATTTCTTTCATTCAAGTAGGGAATGCGCCGGAAGCTACTAAGTTTCTCAAGATATTGGATGACGAACTGCAAAGCGCCGGGGCTAAATTCGATATCGTTGATACTGTCACGATGGATGATATTGAAGGAATGACCCTGACAGAGGTATTGCTGAATGCAATAACTGATTGA